From a region of the Oncorhynchus tshawytscha isolate Ot180627B linkage group LG14, Otsh_v2.0, whole genome shotgun sequence genome:
- the LOC121839210 gene encoding uncharacterized protein LOC121839210 → MTALREEIREAVLSVLPYLPEETLSSLLDKLAIVGGEGKPDLQFLKEQDLQEHIRPIQCRKQLNAWRFEDLKSFADTTKDGTTIGSGYGSLLINQMKTRVEHKNRDNPLLMQATFELQRYAINASPTPKVAELNSKWPYLFTQKTLYNNFKLLTDVSILEKKLCNDGRKRKDFHTILLLQTNKLRGSAHPVKVSATATDVEGSIPLSDSPRLIVQVNVFKKKFSFYFSQQYQEEASRTLEFI, encoded by the exons ATGACAGCGCTacgagaggagataagagaggcAGTATTGTCAGTGCTACCGTATTTGCCTGAGGAGACACTTTCATCCCTCCTGGACAAGCTAGCAAttgtgggaggagagggaaagccAGACCTTCAATTTCTTAAAGAACAAGACCTACAGGAGCACATCAGACCAATACAATGCCGGAAGCAGCTAAATGCATGGAGATTTGAAG ACCTGAAAAGCTTCGCTGATACAACGAAAGATGGCACTACAATTGGGAGTGGTTATGGATCCCTCTTAATAAATCAGATGAAAACACGCGTTGAGCATAAGAATCGTGATAACCCTCTG CTCATGCAAGCAACATTTGAATTACAGCGCTATGCCATCAACGCTAGCCCAACACCTAAGGTAGCAGAGCTGAATAGTAAGTGGCCATACCTTTTCACACAGAAGACACTCTACAACAACTTCAAGTTACTGACAGATGTCTCAATCCTGGAAAAAAAATTATGCAACGATGGCAGAAAAAGGAAGGATTTTCACACAATACTTCTGCTACAAACCAACAAATTAAGAGGTTCGGCACATCCTGTCAAG GTGTCAGCCACAGCCACAGATGTGGAGGGATCAATTCCCTTGTCGGACTCACCAAGACTGATTGTTCAAGTTAATGT ctttaaaaaaaaattctcattctACTTCAGCCAGCAGTACCAAGAGGAGGCTTCACGCACCCTGGAGTTCATCTAA